From a region of the Labrus mixtus chromosome 5, fLabMix1.1, whole genome shotgun sequence genome:
- the LOC132974881 gene encoding type-2 ice-structuring protein-like, whose protein sequence is MNLLTASLLFCAMMALTQAFICPPGWIKYDIRCLLYVPETRTWSDAESHCQSMNGGLVAALKNQFSENIDDIMEQIGPEIPQLLVGGCNTDSSSWDWSTFGWYGAPRNPSCIKRTCEGSWECIDAVQCKDELPSICSITLM, encoded by the exons ATGAACCTGCTGACTGCTTCTCTGTTGTTCTGTGCCATGATGGCTCTCACCCAAGCCTTCA TATGTCCTCCAGGCTGGATAAAGTACGATATTCGTTGTCTGCTCTACGTTCCAGAAACTAGGACTTGGTCTGATGCTGAG AGTCACTGTCAGTCCATGAATGGAGGCCTGGTAGCTGCACTAAAGAATCAATTTTCTGAAAATATCGATGACATCATGGAGCAGATTGGTCCTGAGATTCCTCAACTCTTGGTCGGAGGCTGTAATACAGAT AGCTCCTCTTGGGACTGGTCTACATTTGGCTGGTACGGAGCACCCAGGAACCCCAGCTGTATAAAGAGAACCTGTGAAG GATCATGGGAATGCATCGATGCAGTACAGTGTAAAGATGAACTGCCTTCCATCTGCAGTATAACTCTCATGTAA
- the LOC132974856 gene encoding protein-lysine 6-oxidase-like — MKELSPDTLLLSFAHFCFLSSFLCGARAQEATGDDDALRRGLTWQHNGQVFSILSRGSQYRPSARRRVGSPRRGNPVVVLSSANDTVPAASRGSPRVPAASSAAALRALTRQQQRPAPGSEGDSAPVRREDMMVGDDPYNPYKDSNYYPYYNYYNSYYRPRPRAHHRHGYGTSYHQNGLPDLVPDPYYIQVASYVQRMAMYNLRCAAEENCLASSAASSQDYDTRVLLRFTQRVKNQGTADFLPSKPRYSWEWHSCHNHFHSMDEFSLYELLDSSTHAQVAEGHKASFCLEDTSCDPGYYRRFACTSHTQGLSPGCYDTYSADIDCQWIDITDVSPGKYILKVTVNPRQQVPESNFNNNVVRCDVQYTGTAAHISGCTTTSY; from the exons ATGAAGGAACTCTCTCCTGACACCTTGTTGCTgtcttttgcacatttttgctTCCTCAGTAGTTTTCTATGCGGGGCTCGCGCTCAGGAGGCCAcaggtgatgatgatgctcTCCGGCGGGGGTTGACATGGCAACATAACGGGCAGGTTTTCAGCATCCTGAGCCGCGGCTCTCAATACCGTCCGTCAGCTAGGAGGCGAGTCGGGTCACCCCGCCGCGGTAACCCTGTGGTCGTCCTCAGCAGCGCTAACGACACGGTCCCCGCAGCGTCCCGGGGCTCCCCGCGGGTCCCTGCCGCCAGCAGCGCTGCGGCATTACGCGCACTGACGCGTCAGCAGCAGCGACCGGCGCCCGGCAGCGAAGGAGACTCTGCACCGGTCAGAAGGGAGGACATGATGGTCGGGGACGATCCGTACAACCCGTATAAGGATTCCAACTATTACCCCTATTACAACTACTATAACTCTTACTACAGACCCAGACCAAGGGCTCACCACCGGCACGGATACGGAACCAGCTACCACCAGAACG GTCTCCCCGATCTGGTTCCTGATCCATACTACATCCAGGTCGCCTCTTATGTCCAAAGGATGGCCATGTACAACCTCCGCTGTGCCGCTGAGGAGAACTGCCTCGCCTC TTCAGCTGCTTCCTCTCAGGATTATGACACCCGGGTTTTGTTGAGGTTCACGCAAAGGGTGAAGAACCAGGGAACAGCTGACTTCCTGCCCAGTAAACCTCGATACTCCTGGGAGTGGCACAGCTGTCATAA TCACTTCCACAGCATGGACGAGTTCAGCTTGTACGAGCTGCTGGACTCGAGCACTCACGCGCAGGTAGCCGAGGGCCACAAGGCCAGCTTCTGTCTTGAAGACACTTCCTGTGACCCGGGATACTACCGCCGCTTTGCCTGCACCTCACACACTCAG GGTTTGAGTCCCGGTTGTTATGACACTTACAGCGCTGACATCGACTGTCAGTGGATCGACATCACTGACGTCTCGCCTGGAAAATACATCCTCAAG GTAACCGTGAACCCCAGGCAGCAGGTTCCAGAGTCCAACTTTAACAACAACGTGGTTCGCTGTGACGTCCAGTACACCGGCACCGCCGCTCACATCTCCGGATGCACCACAACATC ctaCTGA
- the LOC132974877 gene encoding type-2 ice-structuring protein-like → MTLLAVSALLCAMTITTLGAALEPHVFSKFSSCPCGWTQFQDRCFIYVPKAMTWAEAQQNCQSMRANLASVRSFAEYTAIQSLTAVDRYGNTWIGASDAQQDRFWFWSDGTPFTYTNWCPYQPDHRHTGTYGPNGPYCIQMNFGVGKCWDDGECKAVFPSICAKKVLG, encoded by the exons ATGACGCTGTTGGCTGTTTCTGCACTTCTCTGTGCAATGACAATTACGACCCTTGGAGCTGCCT TGGAACCTCACGTGTTTAGTAAGTTCTCATCCTGTCCCTGTGGATGGACACAGTTCCAGGACCGATGTTTCATCTATGTCCCGAAGGCCATGACGTGGGCCGAGGCTCAG CAAAACTGTCAGTCCATGAGGGCCAACCTCGCCTCTGTGCGCAGCTTTGCAGAATACACAGCCATTCAGAGCTTAACTGCAGTTGATCGATACGGGAACACGTGGATTGGAGCATCTGATGCTCAACAG GATCGTTTTTGGTTCTGGAGCGACGGAACACCTTTCACCTACACAAACTGGTGTCCTTATCAGCCTGATCACAGACACACTGGAACGTATGGACCAAATGGGCCGTATTGTATACAAATGAATTTTGGAG TCGGAAAGTGCTGGGATGATGGCGAATGTAAGGCTGTGTTTCCATCCATCTGCGCCAAGAAAGTCCTGGGATAA